The proteins below are encoded in one region of Pan paniscus chromosome 4, NHGRI_mPanPan1-v2.0_pri, whole genome shotgun sequence:
- the ZFP62 gene encoding zinc finger protein 62 homolog isoform X3 codes for MSHLKTSTEDEEPTEEYENVGNAASKWPKVEDPMPESKVGDTCVWDSKVENQQKKPVENRMKEDKSSIREAISKAKSTANIKTEQEGEASEKSLHLSPQHITHQTMPIGQRGSEQGKRVENINGTSYPSLQQKTNAVKKLHKCDECGKSFKYNSRLVQHKIMHTGEKRYECDDCGGTFRSSSSLRVHKRIHTGEKPYKCEECGKAYMSYSSLINHKSTHSGEKNCKCDECGKSFNYSSVLDQHKRIHTGEKPYECGECGKAFRNSSGLRVHKRIHTGEKPYECDICGKTFSNSSGLRVHKRIHTGEKPYECDECGKAFITCRTLLNHKSIHFGDKPYKCDECEKSFNYSSLLIQHKVIHTGEKPYECDECGKAFRNSSGLIVHKRIHTGEKPYKCDVCGKAFSYSSGLAVHKSIHPGKKAHECKECGKSFSYNSLLLQHRTIHTGERPYVCDVCGKTFRNNAGLKVHRRLHTGEKPYKCDVCGKAYISRSSLKNHKGIHLGEKPYKCSYCEKSFNYSSALEQHKRIHTREKPFGCDECGKAFRNNSGLKVHKRIHTGERPYKCEECGKAYISLSSLINHKSVHPGEKPFKCDECEKAFITYRTLINHKKVHLGEKPYKCDVCEKSFNYTSLLSQHRRVHTREKPYECDRCEKVFRNNSSLKVHKRIHTGERPYECDVCGKAYISHSSLINHKSTHPGKTPHTCDECGKAFFSSRTLISHKRVHLGEKPFKCVECGKSFSYSSLLSQHKRIHTGEKPYVCDRCGKAFRNSSGLTVHKRIHTGEFSFVGFKNERITTRTTPEDGVS; via the exons TGTCACATTTGAAGACGAGCACTGAGGATGAGGAACCAACTGAAGAATATGAAAATGTTGGAAATGCAGCATCTAAGTGGCCAAAAGTGGAGGATCCTATGCCTGAATCTAAGGTTGGTGACACATGTGTTTGGGATAGCAAGGTAGAGAATCAGCAGAAAAAGCCTGTGGAAAACAGGATGAAGGAAGACAAAAGCAGCATCAGGGAAGCAATCAGCAAAGCCAAGAGTACAGCAAATATAAAGACAGAACAGGAAGGTGAGGCATCTGAGAAGAGCTTGCATCTGAGCCCACAGCATATCACACACCAGACTATGCCTATAGGACAGAGAGGCAGTGAGCAAGGCAAACGTGTGGAGAACATTAATGGAACCTCCTACCCTAGTCTACAGCAGAAAACCAATGCTGTTAAGAAATTACATAAATGTGATGAATGTGGGAAATCCTTCAAATATAATTCCCGCCTTGTTCAACATAAAATTATGCACACTGGGGAAAAGCGCTATGAATGTGATGACTGTGGAGGGACTTTCCGGAGCAGCTCGAGCCTTCGGGTCCACAAACGGATCCACACTGGGGAGAAGCCGTACAAGTGtgaggaatgtgggaaagcctacATGTCCTACTCCAGCCTTATAAACCACAAAAGCACCCATTCTGGGGAGAAGAACTGTAAATGTGATGAATGTGGAAAATCCTTCAATTATAGCTCTGTTCTGGACCAGCATAAAAGGATCCACACTGGGGAGAAGCCCTATGAATGTGGTGAGTGTGGGAAGGCCTTCAGGAACAGCTCTGGGCTCAGAGTCCACAAAAGGATCCACACGGGGGAGAAGCCCTATGAATGCGACATCTGTGGGAAAACCTTCAGTAACAGCTCTGGCCTTAGGGTCCACAAAAGGATCCACACGGGtgagaaaccttatgaatgtgATGAGTGTGGGAAGGCCTTCATTACTTGTAGAACACTTCTCAACCATAAAAGCATCCACTTTGGAGATAAACCCTATAAATGTGATGAGTGTGAGAAATCTTTTAATTATAGCTCTCTTCTCATTCAGCATAAAGTCatccacactggagagaaaccttatgaatgtgATGAATGTGGGAAGGCTTTCAGGAACAGCTCAGGCCTCATAGTGCATAAAAGGatccacacaggagagaaaccttacaagtgtgATGTCTGTGGCAAAGCATTCAGCTATAGCTCAGGCCTCGCAGTCCATAAAAGCATTCACCCTGGGAAGAAAGCCCATGAATGTAAGGAGTGTGGGAAATCCTTTAGTTATAACTCACTACTTCTTCAACACAGAACTATTCATACCGGAGAGAGACCTtatgtatgtgatgtgtgtgggaAAACGTTCAGAAACAATGCAGGCCTCAAAGTCCACAGGAGGCTCCATACTGGGGAAAAACCATATAAGTGTGATGTGTGTGGGAAAGCCTATATCTCACGCTCTAGCCTTAAAAATCACAAAGGAATCCACCTTGGGGAGAAGCCCTATAAATGTAGCTATTGTGAGAAATCCTTCAACTACAGCTCTGCCCTTGAACAGCATAAAAGGATTCATACCAGGGAAAAACCCTTTGGGTGTGATGAGTGTGGTAAAGCTTTCAGAAATAATTCTGGCCTTAAAGTACATAAACGAATCCACACTGGGGAACgaccttacaaatgtgaagaatgtgggaaAGCATACATCTCTCTCTCGAGCCTTATAAATCATAAAAGTGTACACCCTGGGGAGAAGCCCTTTAAGTGTGATGAGTGTGAGAAGGCCTTCATCACATACCGAACCCTTATAAACCACAAAAAAGTTCATCTTGGGGAGAAGCCCTACAAATGTGATGTGTGTGAGAAATCTTTTAATTACACATCACTCCTTTCTCAGCACAGAAGGGTCCACACtagagagaaaccctatgaatgtgaCAGGTGTGAGAAGGTCTTCAGAAACAACTCAAGCCTTAAAGTTCATAAAAGAATCCATACTGGGGAGAGGCCCTATGAATGTGATGTGTGTGGAAAAGCCTACATCTCACACTCAAGCCTTATTAACCATAAGAGTACCCACCCTGGCAAGACACCCCATACATGTGAtgaatgtggaaaagctttttTCTCAAGCAGAACTCTTATAAGCCATAAAAGAGTCCATCTTGGGGAGAAACCCTTCAAGTGTGTTGAGTGTGGGAAATCTTTCAGTTACAGCTCTCTCCTTTCTCAGCACAAGAGGATCCACACAGGGGAGAAACCCTATGTGTGTGATAGGTGTGGGAAGGCCTTCAGGAACAGCTCAGGCCTCACAGTGCATAAAAGGATCCACACag GGGAATTTTCCTTCGTGGGATTCAAAAATGAGAGGATCACCACCAGGACAACACCTGAAGATGGTGTTAGCTGA
- the ZFP62 gene encoding zinc finger protein 62 homolog isoform X4 has product MSHLKTSTEDEEPTEEYENVGNAASKWPKVEDPMPESKVGDTCVWDSKVENQQKKPVENRMKEDKSSIREAISKAKSTANIKTEQEGEASEKSLHLSPQHITHQTMPIGQRGSEQGKRVENINGTSYPSLQQKTNAVKKLHKCDECGKSFKYNSRLVQHKIMHTGEKRYECDDCGGTFRSSSSLRVHKRIHTGEKPYKCEECGKAYMSYSSLINHKSTHSGEKNCKCDECGKSFNYSSVLDQHKRIHTGEKPYECGECGKAFRNSSGLRVHKRIHTGEKPYECDICGKTFSNSSGLRVHKRIHTGEKPYECDECGKAFITCRTLLNHKSIHFGDKPYKCDECEKSFNYSSLLIQHKVIHTGEKPYECDECGKAFRNSSGLIVHKRIHTGEKPYKCDVCGKAFSYSSGLAVHKSIHPGKKAHECKECGKSFSYNSLLLQHRTIHTGERPYVCDVCGKTFRNNAGLKVHRRLHTGEKPYKCDVCGKAYISRSSLKNHKGIHLGEKPYKCSYCEKSFNYSSALEQHKRIHTREKPFGCDECGKAFRNNSGLKVHKRIHTGERPYKCEECGKAYISLSSLINHKSVHPGEKPFKCDECEKAFITYRTLINHKKVHLGEKPYKCDVCEKSFNYTSLLSQHRRVHTREKPYECDRCEKVFRNNSSLKVHKRIHTGERPYECDVCGKAYISHSSLINHKSTHPGKTPHTCDECGKAFFSSRTLISHKRVHLGEKPFKCVECGKSFSYSSLLSQHKRIHTGEKPYVCDRCGKAFRNSSGLTVHKRIHTVSDELP; this is encoded by the exons TGTCACATTTGAAGACGAGCACTGAGGATGAGGAACCAACTGAAGAATATGAAAATGTTGGAAATGCAGCATCTAAGTGGCCAAAAGTGGAGGATCCTATGCCTGAATCTAAGGTTGGTGACACATGTGTTTGGGATAGCAAGGTAGAGAATCAGCAGAAAAAGCCTGTGGAAAACAGGATGAAGGAAGACAAAAGCAGCATCAGGGAAGCAATCAGCAAAGCCAAGAGTACAGCAAATATAAAGACAGAACAGGAAGGTGAGGCATCTGAGAAGAGCTTGCATCTGAGCCCACAGCATATCACACACCAGACTATGCCTATAGGACAGAGAGGCAGTGAGCAAGGCAAACGTGTGGAGAACATTAATGGAACCTCCTACCCTAGTCTACAGCAGAAAACCAATGCTGTTAAGAAATTACATAAATGTGATGAATGTGGGAAATCCTTCAAATATAATTCCCGCCTTGTTCAACATAAAATTATGCACACTGGGGAAAAGCGCTATGAATGTGATGACTGTGGAGGGACTTTCCGGAGCAGCTCGAGCCTTCGGGTCCACAAACGGATCCACACTGGGGAGAAGCCGTACAAGTGtgaggaatgtgggaaagcctacATGTCCTACTCCAGCCTTATAAACCACAAAAGCACCCATTCTGGGGAGAAGAACTGTAAATGTGATGAATGTGGAAAATCCTTCAATTATAGCTCTGTTCTGGACCAGCATAAAAGGATCCACACTGGGGAGAAGCCCTATGAATGTGGTGAGTGTGGGAAGGCCTTCAGGAACAGCTCTGGGCTCAGAGTCCACAAAAGGATCCACACGGGGGAGAAGCCCTATGAATGCGACATCTGTGGGAAAACCTTCAGTAACAGCTCTGGCCTTAGGGTCCACAAAAGGATCCACACGGGtgagaaaccttatgaatgtgATGAGTGTGGGAAGGCCTTCATTACTTGTAGAACACTTCTCAACCATAAAAGCATCCACTTTGGAGATAAACCCTATAAATGTGATGAGTGTGAGAAATCTTTTAATTATAGCTCTCTTCTCATTCAGCATAAAGTCatccacactggagagaaaccttatgaatgtgATGAATGTGGGAAGGCTTTCAGGAACAGCTCAGGCCTCATAGTGCATAAAAGGatccacacaggagagaaaccttacaagtgtgATGTCTGTGGCAAAGCATTCAGCTATAGCTCAGGCCTCGCAGTCCATAAAAGCATTCACCCTGGGAAGAAAGCCCATGAATGTAAGGAGTGTGGGAAATCCTTTAGTTATAACTCACTACTTCTTCAACACAGAACTATTCATACCGGAGAGAGACCTtatgtatgtgatgtgtgtgggaAAACGTTCAGAAACAATGCAGGCCTCAAAGTCCACAGGAGGCTCCATACTGGGGAAAAACCATATAAGTGTGATGTGTGTGGGAAAGCCTATATCTCACGCTCTAGCCTTAAAAATCACAAAGGAATCCACCTTGGGGAGAAGCCCTATAAATGTAGCTATTGTGAGAAATCCTTCAACTACAGCTCTGCCCTTGAACAGCATAAAAGGATTCATACCAGGGAAAAACCCTTTGGGTGTGATGAGTGTGGTAAAGCTTTCAGAAATAATTCTGGCCTTAAAGTACATAAACGAATCCACACTGGGGAACgaccttacaaatgtgaagaatgtgggaaAGCATACATCTCTCTCTCGAGCCTTATAAATCATAAAAGTGTACACCCTGGGGAGAAGCCCTTTAAGTGTGATGAGTGTGAGAAGGCCTTCATCACATACCGAACCCTTATAAACCACAAAAAAGTTCATCTTGGGGAGAAGCCCTACAAATGTGATGTGTGTGAGAAATCTTTTAATTACACATCACTCCTTTCTCAGCACAGAAGGGTCCACACtagagagaaaccctatgaatgtgaCAGGTGTGAGAAGGTCTTCAGAAACAACTCAAGCCTTAAAGTTCATAAAAGAATCCATACTGGGGAGAGGCCCTATGAATGTGATGTGTGTGGAAAAGCCTACATCTCACACTCAAGCCTTATTAACCATAAGAGTACCCACCCTGGCAAGACACCCCATACATGTGAtgaatgtggaaaagctttttTCTCAAGCAGAACTCTTATAAGCCATAAAAGAGTCCATCTTGGGGAGAAACCCTTCAAGTGTGTTGAGTGTGGGAAATCTTTCAGTTACAGCTCTCTCCTTTCTCAGCACAAGAGGATCCACACAGGGGAGAAACCCTATGTGTGTGATAGGTGTGGGAAGGCCTTCAGGAACAGCTCAGGCCTCACAGTGCATAAAAGGATCCACACag tttcagatgAACTCCCATAA
- the ZFP62 gene encoding zinc finger protein 62 homolog isoform X1, whose amino-acid sequence MSHLKTSTEDEEPTEEYENVGNAASKWPKVEDPMPESKVGDTCVWDSKVENQQKKPVENRMKEDKSSIREAISKAKSTANIKTEQEGEASEKSLHLSPQHITHQTMPIGQRGSEQGKRVENINGTSYPSLQQKTNAVKKLHKCDECGKSFKYNSRLVQHKIMHTGEKRYECDDCGGTFRSSSSLRVHKRIHTGEKPYKCEECGKAYMSYSSLINHKSTHSGEKNCKCDECGKSFNYSSVLDQHKRIHTGEKPYECGECGKAFRNSSGLRVHKRIHTGEKPYECDICGKTFSNSSGLRVHKRIHTGEKPYECDECGKAFITCRTLLNHKSIHFGDKPYKCDECEKSFNYSSLLIQHKVIHTGEKPYECDECGKAFRNSSGLIVHKRIHTGEKPYKCDVCGKAFSYSSGLAVHKSIHPGKKAHECKECGKSFSYNSLLLQHRTIHTGERPYVCDVCGKTFRNNAGLKVHRRLHTGEKPYKCDVCGKAYISRSSLKNHKGIHLGEKPYKCSYCEKSFNYSSALEQHKRIHTREKPFGCDECGKAFRNNSGLKVHKRIHTGERPYKCEECGKAYISLSSLINHKSVHPGEKPFKCDECEKAFITYRTLINHKKVHLGEKPYKCDVCEKSFNYTSLLSQHRRVHTREKPYECDRCEKVFRNNSSLKVHKRIHTGERPYECDVCGKAYISHSSLINHKSTHPGKTPHTCDECGKAFFSSRTLISHKRVHLGEKPFKCVECGKSFSYSSLLSQHKRIHTGEKPYVCDRCGKAFRNSSGLTVHKRIHTGEKPYECDECGKAYISHSSLINHKSVHQGKQPYNCECGKSFNYRSVLDQHKRIHTGKKPYRCNECGKAFNIRSNLTKHKRTHTGEESLNVIYVGSYSGTSQKRTYEGGNGLDGGRMRMPL is encoded by the coding sequence TGTCACATTTGAAGACGAGCACTGAGGATGAGGAACCAACTGAAGAATATGAAAATGTTGGAAATGCAGCATCTAAGTGGCCAAAAGTGGAGGATCCTATGCCTGAATCTAAGGTTGGTGACACATGTGTTTGGGATAGCAAGGTAGAGAATCAGCAGAAAAAGCCTGTGGAAAACAGGATGAAGGAAGACAAAAGCAGCATCAGGGAAGCAATCAGCAAAGCCAAGAGTACAGCAAATATAAAGACAGAACAGGAAGGTGAGGCATCTGAGAAGAGCTTGCATCTGAGCCCACAGCATATCACACACCAGACTATGCCTATAGGACAGAGAGGCAGTGAGCAAGGCAAACGTGTGGAGAACATTAATGGAACCTCCTACCCTAGTCTACAGCAGAAAACCAATGCTGTTAAGAAATTACATAAATGTGATGAATGTGGGAAATCCTTCAAATATAATTCCCGCCTTGTTCAACATAAAATTATGCACACTGGGGAAAAGCGCTATGAATGTGATGACTGTGGAGGGACTTTCCGGAGCAGCTCGAGCCTTCGGGTCCACAAACGGATCCACACTGGGGAGAAGCCGTACAAGTGtgaggaatgtgggaaagcctacATGTCCTACTCCAGCCTTATAAACCACAAAAGCACCCATTCTGGGGAGAAGAACTGTAAATGTGATGAATGTGGAAAATCCTTCAATTATAGCTCTGTTCTGGACCAGCATAAAAGGATCCACACTGGGGAGAAGCCCTATGAATGTGGTGAGTGTGGGAAGGCCTTCAGGAACAGCTCTGGGCTCAGAGTCCACAAAAGGATCCACACGGGGGAGAAGCCCTATGAATGCGACATCTGTGGGAAAACCTTCAGTAACAGCTCTGGCCTTAGGGTCCACAAAAGGATCCACACGGGtgagaaaccttatgaatgtgATGAGTGTGGGAAGGCCTTCATTACTTGTAGAACACTTCTCAACCATAAAAGCATCCACTTTGGAGATAAACCCTATAAATGTGATGAGTGTGAGAAATCTTTTAATTATAGCTCTCTTCTCATTCAGCATAAAGTCatccacactggagagaaaccttatgaatgtgATGAATGTGGGAAGGCTTTCAGGAACAGCTCAGGCCTCATAGTGCATAAAAGGatccacacaggagagaaaccttacaagtgtgATGTCTGTGGCAAAGCATTCAGCTATAGCTCAGGCCTCGCAGTCCATAAAAGCATTCACCCTGGGAAGAAAGCCCATGAATGTAAGGAGTGTGGGAAATCCTTTAGTTATAACTCACTACTTCTTCAACACAGAACTATTCATACCGGAGAGAGACCTtatgtatgtgatgtgtgtgggaAAACGTTCAGAAACAATGCAGGCCTCAAAGTCCACAGGAGGCTCCATACTGGGGAAAAACCATATAAGTGTGATGTGTGTGGGAAAGCCTATATCTCACGCTCTAGCCTTAAAAATCACAAAGGAATCCACCTTGGGGAGAAGCCCTATAAATGTAGCTATTGTGAGAAATCCTTCAACTACAGCTCTGCCCTTGAACAGCATAAAAGGATTCATACCAGGGAAAAACCCTTTGGGTGTGATGAGTGTGGTAAAGCTTTCAGAAATAATTCTGGCCTTAAAGTACATAAACGAATCCACACTGGGGAACgaccttacaaatgtgaagaatgtgggaaAGCATACATCTCTCTCTCGAGCCTTATAAATCATAAAAGTGTACACCCTGGGGAGAAGCCCTTTAAGTGTGATGAGTGTGAGAAGGCCTTCATCACATACCGAACCCTTATAAACCACAAAAAAGTTCATCTTGGGGAGAAGCCCTACAAATGTGATGTGTGTGAGAAATCTTTTAATTACACATCACTCCTTTCTCAGCACAGAAGGGTCCACACtagagagaaaccctatgaatgtgaCAGGTGTGAGAAGGTCTTCAGAAACAACTCAAGCCTTAAAGTTCATAAAAGAATCCATACTGGGGAGAGGCCCTATGAATGTGATGTGTGTGGAAAAGCCTACATCTCACACTCAAGCCTTATTAACCATAAGAGTACCCACCCTGGCAAGACACCCCATACATGTGAtgaatgtggaaaagctttttTCTCAAGCAGAACTCTTATAAGCCATAAAAGAGTCCATCTTGGGGAGAAACCCTTCAAGTGTGTTGAGTGTGGGAAATCTTTCAGTTACAGCTCTCTCCTTTCTCAGCACAAGAGGATCCACACAGGGGAGAAACCCTATGTGTGTGATAGGTGTGGGAAGGCCTTCAGGAACAGCTCAGGCCTCACAGTGCATAAAAGGATCCACACaggtgagaaaccctatgaatgtgaTGAGTGTGGGAAGGCATACATCTCACACTCAAGTCTTATCAATCATAAAAGTGTCCACCAGGGGAAGCAGCCCTATAATTGTGAGTGTGGGAAATCCTTCAATTATAGATCAGTCCTTGACCAGCACAAAAGGATCCACACTGGAAAGAAGCCATACCGATGTAATGAGTGTGGTAAGGCTTTTAATATCAGATCAAATCTCACCAAGCATAAAAGAACCCATACTGGAGAGGAATCTTTAAATGTGATATATGTGGGAAGTTATAGTGGCACATCCCAGAAGAGAACCTATGAGGGAGGGAATGGCCTGGATGGGGGCAGGATGAGGATGCCTCTGTAG
- the ZFP62 gene encoding zinc finger protein 62 homolog isoform X2, whose translation MPESKVGDTCVWDSKVENQQKKPVENRMKEDKSSIREAISKAKSTANIKTEQEGEASEKSLHLSPQHITHQTMPIGQRGSEQGKRVENINGTSYPSLQQKTNAVKKLHKCDECGKSFKYNSRLVQHKIMHTGEKRYECDDCGGTFRSSSSLRVHKRIHTGEKPYKCEECGKAYMSYSSLINHKSTHSGEKNCKCDECGKSFNYSSVLDQHKRIHTGEKPYECGECGKAFRNSSGLRVHKRIHTGEKPYECDICGKTFSNSSGLRVHKRIHTGEKPYECDECGKAFITCRTLLNHKSIHFGDKPYKCDECEKSFNYSSLLIQHKVIHTGEKPYECDECGKAFRNSSGLIVHKRIHTGEKPYKCDVCGKAFSYSSGLAVHKSIHPGKKAHECKECGKSFSYNSLLLQHRTIHTGERPYVCDVCGKTFRNNAGLKVHRRLHTGEKPYKCDVCGKAYISRSSLKNHKGIHLGEKPYKCSYCEKSFNYSSALEQHKRIHTREKPFGCDECGKAFRNNSGLKVHKRIHTGERPYKCEECGKAYISLSSLINHKSVHPGEKPFKCDECEKAFITYRTLINHKKVHLGEKPYKCDVCEKSFNYTSLLSQHRRVHTREKPYECDRCEKVFRNNSSLKVHKRIHTGERPYECDVCGKAYISHSSLINHKSTHPGKTPHTCDECGKAFFSSRTLISHKRVHLGEKPFKCVECGKSFSYSSLLSQHKRIHTGEKPYVCDRCGKAFRNSSGLTVHKRIHTGEKPYECDECGKAYISHSSLINHKSVHQGKQPYNCECGKSFNYRSVLDQHKRIHTGKKPYRCNECGKAFNIRSNLTKHKRTHTGEESLNVIYVGSYSGTSQKRTYEGGNGLDGGRMRMPL comes from the coding sequence ATGCCTGAATCTAAGGTTGGTGACACATGTGTTTGGGATAGCAAGGTAGAGAATCAGCAGAAAAAGCCTGTGGAAAACAGGATGAAGGAAGACAAAAGCAGCATCAGGGAAGCAATCAGCAAAGCCAAGAGTACAGCAAATATAAAGACAGAACAGGAAGGTGAGGCATCTGAGAAGAGCTTGCATCTGAGCCCACAGCATATCACACACCAGACTATGCCTATAGGACAGAGAGGCAGTGAGCAAGGCAAACGTGTGGAGAACATTAATGGAACCTCCTACCCTAGTCTACAGCAGAAAACCAATGCTGTTAAGAAATTACATAAATGTGATGAATGTGGGAAATCCTTCAAATATAATTCCCGCCTTGTTCAACATAAAATTATGCACACTGGGGAAAAGCGCTATGAATGTGATGACTGTGGAGGGACTTTCCGGAGCAGCTCGAGCCTTCGGGTCCACAAACGGATCCACACTGGGGAGAAGCCGTACAAGTGtgaggaatgtgggaaagcctacATGTCCTACTCCAGCCTTATAAACCACAAAAGCACCCATTCTGGGGAGAAGAACTGTAAATGTGATGAATGTGGAAAATCCTTCAATTATAGCTCTGTTCTGGACCAGCATAAAAGGATCCACACTGGGGAGAAGCCCTATGAATGTGGTGAGTGTGGGAAGGCCTTCAGGAACAGCTCTGGGCTCAGAGTCCACAAAAGGATCCACACGGGGGAGAAGCCCTATGAATGCGACATCTGTGGGAAAACCTTCAGTAACAGCTCTGGCCTTAGGGTCCACAAAAGGATCCACACGGGtgagaaaccttatgaatgtgATGAGTGTGGGAAGGCCTTCATTACTTGTAGAACACTTCTCAACCATAAAAGCATCCACTTTGGAGATAAACCCTATAAATGTGATGAGTGTGAGAAATCTTTTAATTATAGCTCTCTTCTCATTCAGCATAAAGTCatccacactggagagaaaccttatgaatgtgATGAATGTGGGAAGGCTTTCAGGAACAGCTCAGGCCTCATAGTGCATAAAAGGatccacacaggagagaaaccttacaagtgtgATGTCTGTGGCAAAGCATTCAGCTATAGCTCAGGCCTCGCAGTCCATAAAAGCATTCACCCTGGGAAGAAAGCCCATGAATGTAAGGAGTGTGGGAAATCCTTTAGTTATAACTCACTACTTCTTCAACACAGAACTATTCATACCGGAGAGAGACCTtatgtatgtgatgtgtgtgggaAAACGTTCAGAAACAATGCAGGCCTCAAAGTCCACAGGAGGCTCCATACTGGGGAAAAACCATATAAGTGTGATGTGTGTGGGAAAGCCTATATCTCACGCTCTAGCCTTAAAAATCACAAAGGAATCCACCTTGGGGAGAAGCCCTATAAATGTAGCTATTGTGAGAAATCCTTCAACTACAGCTCTGCCCTTGAACAGCATAAAAGGATTCATACCAGGGAAAAACCCTTTGGGTGTGATGAGTGTGGTAAAGCTTTCAGAAATAATTCTGGCCTTAAAGTACATAAACGAATCCACACTGGGGAACgaccttacaaatgtgaagaatgtgggaaAGCATACATCTCTCTCTCGAGCCTTATAAATCATAAAAGTGTACACCCTGGGGAGAAGCCCTTTAAGTGTGATGAGTGTGAGAAGGCCTTCATCACATACCGAACCCTTATAAACCACAAAAAAGTTCATCTTGGGGAGAAGCCCTACAAATGTGATGTGTGTGAGAAATCTTTTAATTACACATCACTCCTTTCTCAGCACAGAAGGGTCCACACtagagagaaaccctatgaatgtgaCAGGTGTGAGAAGGTCTTCAGAAACAACTCAAGCCTTAAAGTTCATAAAAGAATCCATACTGGGGAGAGGCCCTATGAATGTGATGTGTGTGGAAAAGCCTACATCTCACACTCAAGCCTTATTAACCATAAGAGTACCCACCCTGGCAAGACACCCCATACATGTGAtgaatgtggaaaagctttttTCTCAAGCAGAACTCTTATAAGCCATAAAAGAGTCCATCTTGGGGAGAAACCCTTCAAGTGTGTTGAGTGTGGGAAATCTTTCAGTTACAGCTCTCTCCTTTCTCAGCACAAGAGGATCCACACAGGGGAGAAACCCTATGTGTGTGATAGGTGTGGGAAGGCCTTCAGGAACAGCTCAGGCCTCACAGTGCATAAAAGGATCCACACaggtgagaaaccctatgaatgtgaTGAGTGTGGGAAGGCATACATCTCACACTCAAGTCTTATCAATCATAAAAGTGTCCACCAGGGGAAGCAGCCCTATAATTGTGAGTGTGGGAAATCCTTCAATTATAGATCAGTCCTTGACCAGCACAAAAGGATCCACACTGGAAAGAAGCCATACCGATGTAATGAGTGTGGTAAGGCTTTTAATATCAGATCAAATCTCACCAAGCATAAAAGAACCCATACTGGAGAGGAATCTTTAAATGTGATATATGTGGGAAGTTATAGTGGCACATCCCAGAAGAGAACCTATGAGGGAGGGAATGGCCTGGATGGGGGCAGGATGAGGATGCCTCTGTAG